A stretch of Imperialibacter roseus DNA encodes these proteins:
- a CDS encoding deoxyguanosinetriphosphate triphosphohydrolase — protein sequence MIWKELLNSQRYGATKSINFDPARSPFEMDYDRIIFSYPFRRLQDKTQVFPLPDHDFVHNRLTHSLEVSSVGRSLGKMVGEKILEREKGLALTAADFGSIVAAACLAHDIGNPPFGHSGEKAISEFFLNHVEGRIFESKVTKAEWADLVSFEGNAQGLRLLCHAQNKGLRLTHATLAAFTKYPCQSSFEGKSKEKKSQKKFGFYQTEANIFQEVAAATSLKEEIKNIAWARHPLVYLVEAADDTCYHIIDLEDGCRLGWVRYEVARDLLAEIIGDAYKPEKLDDLETVEEKMATLRALAINILVGQLTKAFLDNEKEILDGTLNADLFSLVPCSATLEKISKLSVAQIYQSRQVIEKEAAGFQVISGLMEAFCSAAYKVRFVDKPGYRDQLVYKLMPSDILLGIQKSETTYQLLRTVLDFISGLTDGHALSLYRNLTGISLPGIRS from the coding sequence ATGATCTGGAAAGAACTCCTCAACAGCCAACGATACGGCGCCACCAAAAGCATCAACTTCGACCCTGCCCGCAGTCCTTTCGAAATGGACTATGACCGCATTATTTTCTCCTATCCTTTTCGCAGGCTGCAGGACAAAACGCAGGTATTTCCTTTGCCCGACCACGACTTTGTGCACAACCGGCTTACCCACAGCCTTGAGGTGTCAAGCGTGGGTAGGTCGTTGGGCAAAATGGTGGGGGAGAAAATACTGGAAAGAGAAAAAGGCCTTGCGCTCACAGCCGCTGACTTTGGTTCCATTGTGGCTGCTGCCTGCCTGGCGCACGATATCGGCAACCCACCATTCGGGCATTCTGGCGAAAAAGCCATTTCGGAATTTTTTCTTAACCATGTCGAAGGAAGGATATTCGAGTCGAAAGTAACAAAAGCCGAATGGGCTGATCTTGTTTCATTTGAGGGCAACGCCCAGGGGCTTCGGCTGCTTTGCCATGCTCAAAACAAAGGGCTGCGGCTTACGCATGCTACGCTGGCGGCATTTACCAAGTACCCCTGCCAGTCGTCATTTGAAGGGAAGAGTAAAGAGAAAAAGAGCCAGAAGAAGTTTGGTTTTTATCAGACAGAAGCAAACATCTTTCAGGAAGTAGCAGCAGCCACCAGCCTGAAGGAAGAAATAAAAAACATAGCCTGGGCCAGGCATCCGCTGGTGTACCTGGTGGAAGCTGCTGACGACACCTGCTATCATATCATAGATTTGGAGGATGGGTGCCGGCTTGGTTGGGTGCGCTACGAGGTGGCGAGAGACTTACTGGCTGAAATAATAGGCGACGCTTACAAACCGGAGAAGCTGGATGACCTGGAAACTGTGGAGGAAAAGATGGCGACGCTGAGGGCGCTTGCCATCAACATTTTAGTAGGGCAGTTAACGAAAGCCTTTCTGGATAACGAAAAGGAAATCCTTGATGGGACATTGAACGCTGACCTGTTTTCGCTGGTGCCTTGCAGTGCTACCTTGGAAAAAATCAGCAAACTGTCAGTGGCACAGATTTACCAGTCGAGGCAGGTAATCGAAAAAGAAGCGGCAGGGTTTCAGGTAATCTCAGGTTTGATGGAGGCTTTCTGTAGCGCTGCCTACAAAGTTCGTTTTGTTGACAAACCAGGCTATAGAGACCAGCTCGTATACAAACTCATGCCGTCAGACATTCTTTTGGGCATTCAAAAGTCAGAAACGACCTATCAACTCTTACGAACGGTGCTTGATTTCATCTCTGGTCTCACCGATGGCCATGCACTTTCCCTGTACCGAAATCTCACTGGCATCTCACTGCCAGGAATAAGATCGTAG
- a CDS encoding efflux RND transporter permease subunit, giving the protein MWTQLAHIILKFRLPLLIILVILTAFFGYQARKVEWSFDLAKTVPDTDPDMVYFQEFKKLFGEDGNMLAIGVKDSAIYKVENFQKFRYLADELARINNITNVLSLPSLQHLVKNDEKKRLEMKPFFTSIPDTQPALDSMLREANQIKVYSGQLINPDNGATLIMVSINKEILSTKNRDGVVGDVLMVAQLFEEETGIKLHYAGLPYIRFINTSKVKAELQLFLVLSIIVTGIILFFFFRSFQAVLFPLILIGTMIVWVMGTLSLFGYKITLLTGLIPPIIVVIGIPNCVYLLNKYHQEYALHGDKMMALSNMIRRIGIVTLMTNFTTAIGFLVLLIVDIVVLREFGTIAGINIMSTFIVSIVFIPTVFSYLPPPKKRHLKHLDMKPLAKLLYGIDLLVHRHKYKVFLFSIVLVAVSIFGMSRIRAVSHMIDDLPDDSPVRYDLAFFEENFSGVMPLELLIDTGNKKGVLNLNNLRKIDQLVNFLDSIPYISQPVSIVSFVKAARQAFYNENPAFYSLPTSRDQAFVLRYLQGEAGMSSGLASNFIDSTGQIVRVSVRIADVGSDKMDSLVTQVIEPKITDLFEGTKMSATITGTTLLFIKGNKFLIQNLISSMVLAFFVIAIVMGLLFRNLRMIIVSLIPNFIPLIITAGIMGYFGIPLKPSTALIFSIAFGISVDNSIHFLAKYRLELFANNFFVPVAVSKSIKEVGSSMIYTSIILFFGFVIFAFSEFGGTVALGTLTSTTLFFAMFTNTILLPSLLLRFDSGKRNKNEHLLIDSYSDFYTENDDEEIDIDRIKLEELNSKQTQS; this is encoded by the coding sequence ATGTGGACCCAGTTAGCACATATCATCCTGAAATTCAGGCTTCCCCTTCTTATCATTCTGGTTATCCTTACAGCCTTTTTTGGCTATCAGGCCCGGAAAGTTGAGTGGTCGTTCGATCTTGCCAAAACAGTTCCGGATACAGACCCCGACATGGTCTATTTTCAGGAATTCAAAAAGCTGTTTGGTGAAGATGGAAACATGCTGGCTATTGGCGTAAAAGACAGCGCCATCTACAAGGTGGAGAACTTTCAAAAGTTCAGGTACCTGGCCGACGAGCTGGCTCGCATCAACAATATCACAAACGTACTTTCCCTTCCGAGCCTCCAGCACCTTGTAAAGAACGATGAAAAAAAGCGGCTGGAAATGAAGCCGTTTTTCACGAGCATTCCTGACACGCAACCGGCGCTCGACTCTATGTTGCGGGAGGCTAACCAAATCAAAGTTTATAGCGGTCAGCTAATCAACCCTGACAATGGGGCCACGCTTATCATGGTGTCCATCAACAAGGAAATTCTCAGCACAAAAAACCGTGATGGTGTGGTGGGCGATGTGCTGATGGTGGCTCAGCTATTTGAAGAGGAAACGGGCATCAAGCTGCATTATGCTGGCTTGCCCTACATCAGATTTATCAACACAAGCAAGGTAAAGGCCGAGCTCCAGCTATTTCTCGTGCTTTCTATCATTGTTACGGGCATCATCCTTTTCTTTTTCTTCCGGTCATTCCAGGCTGTGCTTTTCCCGCTCATTCTTATTGGCACCATGATCGTATGGGTGATGGGAACACTGTCTCTCTTCGGCTATAAAATCACCCTGCTTACTGGGCTCATTCCGCCAATTATTGTCGTCATAGGTATACCCAACTGCGTGTATTTGCTCAACAAATACCACCAGGAATATGCCCTGCATGGCGACAAAATGATGGCCTTGTCGAACATGATCAGGCGGATTGGCATTGTGACGTTGATGACCAACTTCACCACAGCCATTGGATTTCTCGTGCTTCTTATCGTTGACATTGTAGTGCTTCGTGAATTTGGAACCATAGCTGGCATCAATATCATGTCCACTTTCATCGTGAGCATCGTATTCATCCCAACGGTCTTTTCTTATTTGCCGCCACCTAAAAAGCGCCACCTGAAGCACCTCGACATGAAGCCGCTGGCTAAGCTGCTGTATGGGATAGACCTTCTGGTGCACAGGCACAAATACAAAGTGTTTTTGTTCTCAATAGTGTTGGTAGCGGTGTCGATATTTGGAATGTCTCGTATCAGAGCAGTTTCGCATATGATCGATGACCTACCCGACGATAGCCCCGTTAGGTATGACCTGGCTTTCTTCGAGGAGAATTTTAGTGGTGTTATGCCACTGGAGCTCTTGATTGATACTGGCAACAAAAAGGGAGTACTCAACCTGAATAACCTCAGGAAAATTGATCAATTGGTCAATTTCCTTGACAGCATACCTTACATCTCTCAGCCTGTTTCCATCGTAAGTTTTGTGAAGGCTGCCCGGCAGGCTTTTTACAACGAAAACCCGGCGTTTTACTCGCTGCCAACCAGCCGGGATCAGGCATTTGTCCTTCGCTATCTTCAGGGTGAGGCTGGAATGAGCTCAGGCCTGGCCAGTAACTTTATTGACTCAACCGGTCAGATCGTTCGTGTGTCAGTACGTATCGCCGATGTGGGCTCAGATAAAATGGATAGCTTGGTCACTCAGGTAATAGAGCCGAAGATTACCGACCTTTTTGAAGGAACAAAAATGTCTGCCACCATCACAGGCACTACTTTACTTTTCATAAAGGGCAATAAATTCCTGATACAAAACCTTATCAGTAGCATGGTGCTGGCCTTTTTTGTTATCGCCATTGTGATGGGGCTGCTTTTCAGAAACCTGCGGATGATCATTGTTTCCCTGATACCCAACTTTATTCCGTTGATCATTACGGCGGGAATCATGGGTTATTTTGGGATACCACTCAAGCCAAGCACTGCCCTTATTTTTAGCATTGCTTTCGGGATATCGGTTGACAACTCCATCCACTTCCTGGCCAAGTACAGGCTGGAATTGTTTGCGAACAATTTCTTTGTGCCAGTGGCAGTGAGCAAAAGCATCAAAGAAGTGGGATCCAGCATGATCTATACTTCGATCATTCTTTTCTTTGGCTTCGTAATATTTGCCTTTTCAGAATTTGGCGGAACGGTGGCGCTCGGAACGCTGACCTCTACCACTTTGTTCTTTGCCATGTTTACGAACACCATCTTGCTGCCGTCTTTACTGCTGCGATTCGATAGCGGCAAGAGGAACAAAAACGAGCATTTGCTTATTGATAGCTATAGCGATTTTTACACGGAAAATGACGACGAAGAAATTGACATTGACCGAATTAAGCTGGAAGAGCTCAATAGCAAACAAACACAATCGTAG